One Amphiprion ocellaris isolate individual 3 ecotype Okinawa unplaced genomic scaffold, ASM2253959v1 Aocel_unscaffolded298, whole genome shotgun sequence DNA window includes the following coding sequences:
- the LOC118469526 gene encoding uncharacterized protein LOC118469526 produces MYLSSSDSELGPLTHKSKRGINVMTSCLALRQDLGFVHLWRTAMLISIRTGCGFLPEDLSSGLLLKQGGRRQRCPHGTVADRVVGRWRSPLLCNNIECLFASAFNKFFVMFPSAVITAISCSYVTCLCIYQVFNHDIMFPFAFITDISRSYVTCLCIYQVFNHDIMFPFAFITDISRSYVTCLCIYQVFNHDIMFPFAFITDISRSYVTCLCIYQVFNHDIMFPFAFITDISRSYVTCLCIYQVFNHDIMFPFAFITDISRSYVTCLCIYQVFNHDIMFPFAFITDISRSYVTCLCIYQVFNHDIMFPFAFITDISRSYVTCLCIYQVFNHDIMFPSAFITDISRSYVTC; encoded by the exons atgtact TGTCTTCTTCCGATTCTGAATTGGGTCCTCTGACCCACAAGTCCAAACGTGGCATCAATGTGATGACGTCATGCCTTGCCTTGAGGCAGGACTTAGG ATTTGTCCACCTCTGGCGAACAGCGATGCTGATATCCATCAGGACTGGCTGTGGGTTTCTCCCTGAGGACCTCAGCTCTGGCCTCCTTCTCAAACAGGGCGGCAGGAGACAGCGGTGTCCTCATGGCACGGTTGCTGATCGGGTCGTAGGCCGTTGGAGGAGCCCACTTCTGTGTAATAACATTGAATGTCTTTTTGCTAGTGCATTTAACAAGTTTTTCGTCATGTTTCCTTCTGCTGTCATCACGGCTATTAGTTGCTCTTATGTGACCTGTTTGTGCATTTATCAAGTGTTTAATCATGATATCATGTTTCCTTTTGCTTTCATCACGGATATTAGTCGCTCTTATGTGACCTGCTTGTGCATTTATCAAGTGTTTAATCATGACATCATGTTTCCTTTTGCTTTCATCACGGATATTAGTCGCTCTTATGTGACCTGCTTGTGCATTTATCAAGTGTTTAATCATGACATCATGTTTCCTTTTGCTTTCATCACGGATATTAGTCGCTCTTATGTGACCTGCTTGTGCATTTATCAAGTGTTTAATCATGACATCATGTTTCCTTTTGCTTTCATCACGGATATTAGTCGCTCTTATGTGACCTGCTTGTGCATTTATCAAGTGTTTAATCATGACATCATGTTTCCTTTTGCTTTCATCACGGATATTAGTCGCTCTTATGTGACCTGCTTGTGCATTTATCAAGTGTTTAATCATGACATCATGTTTCCTTTTGCTTTCATCACGGATATTAGTCGCTCTTATGTGACCTGCTTGTGCATTTATCAAGTGTTTAATCATGACATCATGTTTCCTTTTGCTTTCATCACGGATATTAGTCGCTCTTATGTGACCTGCTTGTGCATTTATCAAGTGTTTAATCATGACATCATGTTTCCTTCTGCTTTCATCACGGATATTAGTCGCTCTTATGTGACCtgctag